In the Streptomyces sp. 3214.6 genome, CGCTGGACGAGTCGCTCGCCCAGGTGACCGTCGACCTGTCCGGCCGCCCCTACCTCGTGCACACCGAGCCCGAGAACATGGCGCCGATGATCGGCGAGTACGACACCACGATGACCCGGCACATCCTGGAGTCCTTCGTCGCCCAGGCGCAGATCGCGCTGCACGTGCACGTGCCCTACGGGCGCAACGCGCACCACATCGTGGAGTGCCAGTTCAAGGCGCTGGCCCGGGCCCTGCGCTACGCCTCCGAGCGCGACCCGCGCGCGGCCGGCATCCTCCCCTCCACGAAGGGCGCGCTGTAGAGCCATGACCGGACTGTCGACCCTCCTGATCGTCGTCGGCCTCTTCCTGGCCGGCGGCATCTACTCCTTCATCAAGCAGCAGATGCCGAAGAGCCTGATCGTGCTGCTCTCGATCGGCGCCACGATGTGTCTCGTGGCGGGTGTGGTGCGGCTGGAGGTGTGGAATTGAGCACCGCCGCAAAGGCCGGAGCCGCCAAGAAGGTCGTGGTCTTCGACTACGGCTTCGGCAACGTGCGCTCCGCCGAGCGTGCCCTCGCGCGCGCCGGCGCCGACGTGGAGATCACGCGCGACTACGACACGGCCATGAACGCCGACGGGCTGCTGGTGCCGGGCGTAGGCGCCTTCGCCGCCTGCATGAAGGGCCTGAAGGAGGCCCGCGGCGACTGGATCATCGACCGGCGACTGTCCGGCGGCCGCCCGGTCCTGGGCATCTGCGTCGGCATGCAGATCCTCTTCGCGCGCGGCATCGAGCACGGCGTCCAGACCGACGGCCTGGACGAATGGCCCGGCGCGGTCGAGCCGCTCCAGGCCGAGATCGTGCCCCACATGGGCTGGAACACCGTCGACGCCCCGGCCGACTCCGAGCTGTTCGCCGGCCTGGACGCGGACGCGCGCTTCTACTTCGTGCACTCCTACGCCGTCCACGACTGGTCCCTGGACGTGCACAACCCGCTGCTGCGGGCTCCGAAGGTGACCTGGTCGACGCACGGGAAGCCGTTCGTGGCCGCCGTGGAGAACGGCGCCCTGTGGGCCACGCAGTTCCACCCCGAGAAGTCCGGCGACGCCGGAGCCCAGCTCCTCACCAACTGGATCGGAACCCTGTGAGCAAGCTCGAACTCCTCCCCGCCGTCGACGTCCGCGACGGCCAGGCCGTCCGCCTCGTGCACGGCGAGTCGGGGACGGAAACTTCTTACGGTTCGCCCCTGGAGGCCGCTCTGGCCTGGCAGCGCTCGGGCGCCGAGTGGCTGCACCTGGTCGACCTGGACGCCGCGTTCGGCACCGGCGACAACCGCGCGCTGATCGCCGAGGTCGCGGGGGCCATGGACATCAAGGTGGAGCTGTCCGGCGGCATCCGCGACAACGACACCCTCGCCGCCGCCCTCGCCACCGGCTGCACGCGCGTGAACCTGGGCACGGCCGCCCTGGAGACGCCCGAGTGGGTCGCCGAGGTCATCGCCCAGCACGGCGACAAGATCGCCGTCGGCCTCGACGTCCGCGGCACGACCTTGCGCGGGCGTGGCTGGACCCGTGACGGCGGCGACCTCTACGAGACGCTGGAGCGCCTCGACAAGGAGGGCTGCGCGCGGTACGTCGTCACCGACATCGCCAAGGACGGCACGCTCGAGGGCCCGAACCTGGAGCTGCTGAGGAACGTCTGCGCGGCCACCGACCGGCCGGTCGTGGCGTCGGGCGGCGTGTCCTCCCTCGACGACCTGCGGGCCCTCGCCGAGCTGGTGCCCCTCGGCGTCGAGGGCTCCATCGTCGGCAAGGCCCTCTACGCCAAGGCGTTCACGCTGGAAGAGGCCCTGGAGGCGGTGGCCCGGTGAGCGACGTACGACGCGTCACGACGGGCGCGCCCTGGGAGGAGGTCTTCGGCTACTCCCGCGCGGTGGAGCTGCCGAACGGCCTGGTGCTGGTCTCCGGATGC is a window encoding:
- the hisB gene encoding imidazoleglycerol-phosphate dehydratase HisB, with the protein product MSRVGRVERTTKETSVLVEINLDGTGKVDVSTGVGFYDHMLDQLGRHGLFDLTVKTDGDLHIDSHHTIEDTALALGAAFKQALGDKVGIYRFGNCTVPLDESLAQVTVDLSGRPYLVHTEPENMAPMIGEYDTTMTRHILESFVAQAQIALHVHVPYGRNAHHIVECQFKALARALRYASERDPRAAGILPSTKGAL
- the hisH gene encoding imidazole glycerol phosphate synthase subunit HisH, with the translated sequence MSTAAKAGAAKKVVVFDYGFGNVRSAERALARAGADVEITRDYDTAMNADGLLVPGVGAFAACMKGLKEARGDWIIDRRLSGGRPVLGICVGMQILFARGIEHGVQTDGLDEWPGAVEPLQAEIVPHMGWNTVDAPADSELFAGLDADARFYFVHSYAVHDWSLDVHNPLLRAPKVTWSTHGKPFVAAVENGALWATQFHPEKSGDAGAQLLTNWIGTL
- the priA gene encoding bifunctional 1-(5-phosphoribosyl)-5-((5-phosphoribosylamino)methylideneamino)imidazole-4-carboxamide isomerase/phosphoribosylanthranilate isomerase PriA: MSKLELLPAVDVRDGQAVRLVHGESGTETSYGSPLEAALAWQRSGAEWLHLVDLDAAFGTGDNRALIAEVAGAMDIKVELSGGIRDNDTLAAALATGCTRVNLGTAALETPEWVAEVIAQHGDKIAVGLDVRGTTLRGRGWTRDGGDLYETLERLDKEGCARYVVTDIAKDGTLEGPNLELLRNVCAATDRPVVASGGVSSLDDLRALAELVPLGVEGSIVGKALYAKAFTLEEALEAVAR